Proteins encoded by one window of Streptococcus suis S735:
- the gpsB gene encoding cell division regulator GpsB, translated as MASIKFTTKDIFEQDFKIGFRGYDQDEVNDFLDDIMKDYDAYEAIIKELKGEIARLKAQAANSPKTTLPTEESNDVLRTERPSSATNFDILRRLNRLEKEVFGKQIVQDQE; from the coding sequence ATGGCAAGTATTAAATTTACGACAAAAGATATTTTCGAGCAAGATTTTAAAATTGGTTTTCGTGGCTATGATCAAGATGAAGTGAACGATTTTCTTGATGATATTATGAAAGACTATGATGCTTATGAAGCGATTATCAAGGAATTAAAAGGCGAAATTGCTCGATTGAAAGCGCAGGCAGCAAATTCTCCCAAAACAACTCTTCCTACTGAAGAATCGAACGATGTATTGCGTACAGAACGTCCATCTTCAGCGACAAACTTTGATATTCTCCGCCGTCTGAATCGTCTGGAGAAAGAAGTATTTGGAAAACAAATCGTTCAGGATCAAGAATAG